The genome window AATGGCGCCGGCAGGACCAGGGTGTTGTTCGGTTCCGACTATCCCCTCAATTTGTATCCTTCCCATAACTACCAGGATTTTGGTCTCGCCCGCTGGGTGGAGGAGTGGAGGACACTGGCCGGAGAGGCGGCCACCTGAGGATATTGGCGCGGGGCATGCCTGCTCCTCCGGCTTAGGGCTTGGAGCAGGCGTTGTCGCGCGCCATGCAGCTCTCAGAAGGGCAGGGCGAGCAGAGAACGCGTATCTGGCACCACCACCTGCAAGCCCGCGTGCAGGCCTGAGGGTAGGGGGACCGGCAGCGTCCGCACCGGCAGGCCGGCGAGACTCGCGAGCGCTGTGACATCGAGGATACGCAGGCGGTTTGCCAGGTTGCACTCTTGCTTCTTCAGTGCGGGGAAGGGAGCGCCCGGCAGGACGACGAATGCGGAGACTTTGAAACACTCGGCGAAGAAAGCCCTCACCCGTTTCTGGTGACTTAACGCCCACTCAACCTGGTCGGGCGTGTGCGACTGGCCGCGCTCGAGACGCGAGCGGACCTCAGGCGTGTAGCAGTCGGGTTTCAGCCTGAGCCAGGCCTTGTGAATCGCGTAGGCTTCACGCGACTGCAGGATCGCATAAGCGTCCCGGGAACCCGCCGACACCTCACGCAATGCGGCTGCCTGCTCTCGGTTCGCTGCTGGCGCGAGTGTGCGTCCCGCTCGTCTGGTGGCGTACGCCACTTCCGCCCGGGCGCGCAGTCCCCAGTCAGCGAAAGTGAAGGAGACGCCTGTGGCCCGCCTCTTGAGTCGCGGCGAGGGGCCGAGGAGAGCCACGCACACCTGGTGGAGGTCCTCCGCGCTCGTCGCGAACCACCCGGCGGTGTCGAAACTTGGGGCGAGGGGAAAGGCATCGCGGATGAGGCTATCACCCGGCGAAAGGCGCACGGCGTGCAGGCCGCAGAAGGAAGCGGGGATTCGCATGCTTCCCCCTGTATCGGTGCCAATGGAAAAGGGCACAATTCCCCACGCCACCGCGGCGGCGGAGCCGCTGCTCGAGCCTCCGGTTGTCCTGGAACGGTGATGTGGCAGCACGCAATCTCCGTAGGTTGCGTTCTCTCCGGTCAGTCCGTAGGCGAACTCGTAGAGGTGTGTCTTGCCGACGCAGATCGCCCCGGCCCTTGCTAATGCCTCTGCCATGTTTCCGTCGTGCCTGGCGAGGGGCGCGCGACGCGTCGGGAGGTTGGCGCCCGCGGACGTGCGCGTGCCCGCCAGCGTGAAGAGGTCTTTCAAGGCGAACGGTGCGCCTGAGACCGGGGACTTGTTCGCGGCCGCGGCTTCGAAGGAGTGTTCGAGCGCCTTGCTGCCTTTTACCCACGCCCATTGGGCGCGTCGTTGGACATCAGGCAGGGCATTGATGCGACGCCGGAGTTCCGCGGCGGCTGCGCGCGGATCGCGGGCGGCCCTTCTCCAGTCTTCGAGGGTGCGCCAGTCGCTGGGAAGCATGTGTGAACGTTTGGGGATCGGGTACTGGATTGCAGCAAAAACCTTGGCAGGAGGACTGCGGCTTGTCTGGATTTTGGGATGAGCGCTGAACAAAAGCTGAAGGACCTTGGGATTGAGTTACCGACCGTTGCCGCCGCGGCAGGCAACTATCTGGCTACTGTGCGCACCGGGAACCTTCTCTTTTGTGCGGGCACGTTGAGCGTGCTGAATGGTAAACTGACCCATGAGGGCCAGGTGGGGCGGGAACAGACGGTGCAGACAGCCTATGAATCCGCGCGTATTTGCGCGATGAATACCATCGCCAATATCCGGGCCGCGCTCGGCAGCCTGGACAAGGTGGACCGTGTGGTGATGGTGAACGGATTTGTAAACGCGGTCAGCGGTTTCGCCGATTCACCGGCAGTGATCAACGGCGCGAGTGATCTCTTCGTCGCAGTCTTGGGTGAAGCGGGCAAACATGCACGCGCGGCCGTGGCTGTGGCTGGATTGCCCCGGAATTCCACAGTGGAGATACAGGTCGTTGTCCAAGTGAAGGAGTAACGCAGGTGCTCGAGACTCGGATCAGGCGAGCGGCGCCAGGTGATGAGGAAAAGGCCTCGCTGGTCGCGAGTGCCACGTTCCTGGATGCTTTCGCTGGTGTGCTTCCGGGTGGAGACATTGTCCTGCATGCCAAACGTCAGCACGCAGCGGAAGCTTACCGAAAACTGCTCGCGGCGGGCGATGCGGCAGTCTGGCTGGCAGAGGTGCTTCCGGGGGAAGCGCCGGTGGGTTACGCCGTACTTTGCAGGCCTGACTTGCCGTTGGACGACCTGGGCGAGACGGATATCGAACTGAAGCGGATCTATCTCCTGAGTC of Opitutaceae bacterium contains these proteins:
- a CDS encoding amidase family protein — encoded protein: MLPSDWRTLEDWRRAARDPRAAAAELRRRINALPDVQRRAQWAWVKGSKALEHSFEAAAANKSPVSGAPFALKDLFTLAGTRTSAGANLPTRRAPLARHDGNMAEALARAGAICVGKTHLYEFAYGLTGENATYGDCVLPHHRSRTTGGSSSGSAAAVAWGIVPFSIGTDTGGSMRIPASFCGLHAVRLSPGDSLIRDAFPLAPSFDTAGWFATSAEDLHQVCVALLGPSPRLKRRATGVSFTFADWGLRARAEVAYATRRAGRTLAPAANREQAAALREVSAGSRDAYAILQSREAYAIHKAWLRLKPDCYTPEVRSRLERGQSHTPDQVEWALSHQKRVRAFFAECFKVSAFVVLPGAPFPALKKQECNLANRLRILDVTALASLAGLPVRTLPVPLPSGLHAGLQVVVPDTRSLLALPF
- a CDS encoding RidA family protein, which encodes MSAEQKLKDLGIELPTVAAAAGNYLATVRTGNLLFCAGTLSVLNGKLTHEGQVGREQTVQTAYESARICAMNTIANIRAALGSLDKVDRVVMVNGFVNAVSGFADSPAVINGASDLFVAVLGEAGKHARAAVAVAGLPRNSTVEIQVVVQVKE
- a CDS encoding GNAT family N-acetyltransferase, coding for MLETRIRRAAPGDEEKASLVASATFLDAFAGVLPGGDIVLHAKRQHAAEAYRKLLAAGDAAVWLAEVLPGEAPVGYAVLCRPDLPLDDLGETDIELKRIYLLSRFRGHGLGRRLLHAVEAEALARHARRLLLGVYGENEPALAFYRATGFEVVGERLFEVGEHRYRDKILAKAL